A window of Panicum virgatum strain AP13 chromosome 8K, P.virgatum_v5, whole genome shotgun sequence contains these coding sequences:
- the LOC120646052 gene encoding mitochondrial import inner membrane translocase subunit TIM8-like, which produces MDASVLNNPRLKALIEEERTKALTNELVAKLTHVCWDKCVTGSIGSSFSRSEASCLSNCAKRFAEVKMMTMQRFTER; this is translated from the exons ATGGATGCTTCGGTCCTCAACAACCCGCGCCTCAAGGCGCTCATAGAG GAGGAGAGAACGAAGGCCTTGACAAACGAGCTCGTGGCAAAGCTGACTCATGTTTGCTGGGACAAATGCGTTACTGGGAGCATCGGAAGCAGCTTCAGCAGGAGTGAGGCTTCGTGCTTGTCCAACTGCGCAAAACGCTTCGCAGAAGTGAAGATGATGACCATGCAACGCTTCACCGAGCGCTAG